From the Nitrospira sp. genome, the window TCTGCCTGGCGTGAGTCCAGGCGGGTGTGCTGGACCACGATGCGCACGTTCGATTCGACGACGGCCGCATAATCGGTATCGACGGGAATAGGTTCTGGATCCGTCAGGTCGTTGAATCGAATGTGTCTCGTGCGCCGAGCCGGCGCCGAAACCGTGTAGGGTCCGACCGGCTCCCGGTCGGCGTAATAGATGGTGATCCGCACCTCCGCGGGCTGGTCCGACGTGTTCAGAATACACAGAGTCTCATGGCTTGTCATTTGTGGAGCCGGGCCGTGACTAGTCCCGGGGATGTATCCATCCGCAATGGCCCATCGTCTGCGACCGATCGATTCCACCGCTTCTCCCTCCGTTCAACTTGCAGCGGCCACGCGGGTGACCTCAGATCACTTCCCTGATTTTTCCGGCTACCAACGTCTTGATAATGCCCCAGCGGTCTTCCTGTCCACGCGCCAGCGCCTTCGCGAATTGCCAGGCTTGTTCTGTGGTGATTTTTCCGGGCAGCGGGGCCTCCAGCGGGTCAATGACGGCTTGCACGACGACAGGACCTACGGTGGCAAATGCCTGTCGCAGTACTTCCCGAACCTGGTTTGGGTTTTCCACCGTGAATCCTGTCGCGCCGCAGGCTCTCGCATAGGCCGCAAAGTCGATCGGCTGGAGATCGACGCCGTATTGCGGGTTACCCTCAAAAGCCAATTGCTCCCATTTGATCATGCCGAACAGATTGTTCTTCAAGACGATGATTGTGACGGGTAAGGCGTATTTCACGAGTGTGGCCAACTCGCCCATCAACATGGTGAATCCCCCGTCTCCCGCGATACAGACTACCTGACGTCCCGGATAGGCTATGCCGGCTCCCAGACTATAGGGCAGTCCGTTGCCCATCGTGGCCAGTGTCCCTGAGGCGGAAAATTCCATCTGTTCTCTCATCTTGATATGCCGGGCGACCCACGTCGTCACAGTCCCGGTATCACAGCAGACGATGGCATCGTCTGCAAGGAACTCATTCACCGCTCGAACGACGACTTGAGGTTTCAGCGGCATGTCCATGCGACGGCCGCGTTCCTCCATCAATGTGTTCCATTGCGCCATCCACCCCTGAGCTTCCGTCAGAAATGTGCGGTCGGCTCTGTGCTTTAGGAGCGGAAGCAGCGCGCGGAGGACATCCCAGCACTGTCCGACTAATCCCACCTCGGCCGGATATCGAAGGCCGATGCGGCTCGCATCGAGGTCGATTTGAACGGCCCTGGCCTGACCCGGTTTGGGATAGAACTCCAGATAGGGGAAGCTGCTGCCGGCGATGATGAGGGTATCGCAAGCCTCGAGGACTTCCTGCGAGGGGGCGGTGCCCAGCAGGCCGATTCCTCCGGTGGTCAAGGGATGATCGTCCGGCACGACGCCTTTTCCCAGCAGAGGCTTCACGATCGGAGCCCCGAGCGTTTCCGCGAGCTGGAGAATTTCAGATTTCGCGCCCAGGCAGCCGCGGCCGGCGAGGATCGCGATCTTCGACCCGGCATTGATGAGGTCGGCGGCACGCTCCATCACGGATGGGGCGGGTAACGGCAACGGATCGCTGTACCGGTCTCCGCTATGTCCCTGCACATTGGCCTTGGAGCCGTGATCCTGTGCGCTCCAATCCTGCATATCTTTTGGAATGGTGATGTGGGCCACCGTGCGACGGGAGATGGCGGTCTTGATCGCTTCATCGACCACATTGCTTACGTGCGCCGGCCCCATCACCCGTTCACTGTAGAGGGCCACGTCGCTGAACAGTTTGTCCAGGCTGACGTCCTGTTGATAGTGCGTCCCGATCAAGTCATGGAACGTATGCCCGGTGATCGCCAGCACCGGCTGACCGTCGCTCCTCGCGTCATACAGTCCGTTGAGCAGGTGAATGCCACCGGGTCCGGACGTGGCGAGGCAGACTCCCAATCGCCTGGTGAACTTGGCGTAGCCGCAGGCAGCCAGGGCGGCAGACTCCTCGTGGCGCACCTGGATGAGAGCGATGCGTTCCTGCCTGGTGCGGAGGGCTTCGTAAATGCCGTTGATGCCGTCACCCGGCAGGCTGAAGACCGTGTCGACCCCCCAGGCGATCAAACGGTCGACTAACAGGTCTGCGACGGTGCTGCTCATGATGTCGCCCTCCTTTGCTCGTCGAGCGGTCCGGATAAAACGGCCGTGCGGGCGAGCCGGGGAAGCAGCAGTTCCTGTATAAGGATTTTCAGGCAGGCTGCTAAGGGAATGGCGAGCAACAGCCCGTAAAAGCCGCCCAACGCCCCACCGATGAAGATCACGATCAAAACCGTGACGGCATTCATATCCATCGACTGGCTCTGTACCCAGGGCGTCAGGAGCCAGCTTTCGATGAACTGCACCAGAAGGTATGCGAGAGAGGGCCAGATCACGATCGTCATCAGATCGAATCCGCCCGCATTGGACGAAAGGACGTCGAGATATTTCAGCGCAATGGCAAGCGGCCAGCCGATCAACGACGCATAGGGAATGATCGTCAGTATGCCAGTGATCAAGCCGAGGAGAAACCAATAGCGTATACCGGTGAACGCCCAGGCGAGTGAGTACAGGACCGCCGACCCGAGGGCGATCGCAAGACGGCCGCGAAAGAATCCGCTGACGGCGGCATCCATCCGTTGCACGATATGCCGGACCCGTGAGCGGTAGGCGGTCGGGATGTATCGTTTTATCCGGTCGAGCGTGCCGTCGAAATGCCAGGCGAAGAAAAAGAAATAAATCGGGATCAGGATGAATGCCAGGACGACGTCGGTTGTTGTGCCGATAACGGTCCCCAGAACACCAAAGGCCTGGCCGGTTCCGGAGAAGATCGGCTGCAGGATTGAAAGCGGATCATCCCTGAGACTTGTGGCCAGACGCGAGAGGTGCTCCGAGAAGTCACCCATGCGCACATGATAGCGCTGAGCGACGCTTTGTATATAAGACGGAACCCGCTCCGCGAACGACTGCACCTGTTCCGACAGCAGCGGGCCAAGCCACGTGATCAATCCGAGGACCACGACGGCTGAGACGAAGAGAATGACGGAAATCGTGACGGGACGGGGCACACGCCAGCGGCTCTCCGCTCGTCTGATCAGCGGGTTGAACAGATAGGCCAGCAATAACGCGATGATGACCGGCGTAAACACGCCGCGCAGGTAGTAGCCGAACCAGAGGCAGAAGAGAATCCCGCTCAACCACATGAGATCTCTGATCGGTGTGATCTGCCACAAGTGCCGATCCGCAGGGGAGGCCTGTTCCCTCGGTGGAAAAGGCACCTCTTGTTTTATCAGCGGGTCAGGATAGACGGGCGTCATAGAACATCGTGTCCATTCCGTGTGAGCCGTTCATTCAATTCGCAGGGGCCGGGACAGGTTGTGGCGCCTTTTCCTGCCGGATGCGGAGCGATGAGGCGGCCTGTTGAATCTGGGCATTGATTTCTCCTCCGAGCAGGATCACCACCCCGGTGAGATAAAGCCATAACATTAAGACGATCACCCCTGCGATGGAGCCATAGGCTGCATTGTAGTTTCCAAAATGCTCGACATAGACCTTAAATGCCAGGGACACCAGGAGCCAGAGCGCCCCCGCGCAGACAGATCCAGGTGTGACCCAACGCCAGTTCTGCTTCACGTCCGGACAGACGTAATAAATAATTGCCAGGGCCAGGAGCATCAACGTCACGGCGACCGGCCACTGCGCAAGGTTCCACGTGATGAGGAAGAGCCATCCGAGCCCGACGATATCGGCGATCCATTCACCGATGCGGGCGCCATAGAGAATCAGCGTGATGGAAACGATAATGAACCCCGCGAGGCCGATCGTGAGCAACGAGGCAACCAGCCTCACCTTCCAATACGGCCTCGTTTCCTTGGCTCCATAGACTACATTGAGCGCTTCCATGATGGCCGTCACACCGCTGGAGGAAGCCCAGAGGGCGCCTAACAGTCCAAGGGACAGGATGTCGCCACTGCTGCCCTTCATCACATTTTCCAGATATTTCTCCAGCAGGGAGAGGGCATCCGCAGGGAGGACGGTCCTCAGGTATTGCATCAACTCCGGCATCGTTTGTTTCAGGGGAAAGAGACCGATGAATGCCGTGAGGAACAAGAGCGCCGGAAAGAGGGCCAGCAGAAAGTAGTACGCCAACTGTGCGGCGCGTCCGAGAATTTCATCGTGCAGACTTTCCCGCCACAAACGGCGGACCAATGCCTTCCAACCGAGGCCGCCCAGTTTCCAGGGATTCCAGCGGGGCGATGAACTACTCAGGGACGCAGGCACGGGTCTCTCTCCATTTTCGGCCAACTATATGACGACGTGAGCATGAGCTACTCTTGCCTCTCCGTCGAATGTCGCTCCTCATGGCCACGAACTTATGTAGGCCGGGTGCGGCTACGGGAGTCTCTGACGTCCGGAATTGGGTGGCTATTTGCCGGACCCCTCCGCCGTGTTCGCTGGCGCCGGTGCGGCTGGTGCGCGGCGATCATCGGATACCAGCATAGGCAGATTGACGCCCAACGTGCGAGCGATTTCCGGCATGGCCTTACGCGCCAGCTCAAGAATCAGCGAACGTCCCGCCTGTATAAGAATACGCTTC encodes:
- a CDS encoding YihY/virulence factor BrkB family protein codes for the protein MPASLSSSSPRWNPWKLGGLGWKALVRRLWRESLHDEILGRAAQLAYYFLLALFPALLFLTAFIGLFPLKQTMPELMQYLRTVLPADALSLLEKYLENVMKGSSGDILSLGLLGALWASSSGVTAIMEALNVVYGAKETRPYWKVRLVASLLTIGLAGFIIVSITLILYGARIGEWIADIVGLGWLFLITWNLAQWPVAVTLMLLALAIIYYVCPDVKQNWRWVTPGSVCAGALWLLVSLAFKVYVEHFGNYNAAYGSIAGVIVLMLWLYLTGVVILLGGEINAQIQQAASSLRIRQEKAPQPVPAPAN
- a CDS encoding pyruvate oxidase, producing the protein MSSTVADLLVDRLIAWGVDTVFSLPGDGINGIYEALRTRQERIALIQVRHEESAALAACGYAKFTRRLGVCLATSGPGGIHLLNGLYDARSDGQPVLAITGHTFHDLIGTHYQQDVSLDKLFSDVALYSERVMGPAHVSNVVDEAIKTAISRRTVAHITIPKDMQDWSAQDHGSKANVQGHSGDRYSDPLPLPAPSVMERAADLINAGSKIAILAGRGCLGAKSEILQLAETLGAPIVKPLLGKGVVPDDHPLTTGGIGLLGTAPSQEVLEACDTLIIAGSSFPYLEFYPKPGQARAVQIDLDASRIGLRYPAEVGLVGQCWDVLRALLPLLKHRADRTFLTEAQGWMAQWNTLMEERGRRMDMPLKPQVVVRAVNEFLADDAIVCCDTGTVTTWVARHIKMREQMEFSASGTLATMGNGLPYSLGAGIAYPGRQVVCIAGDGGFTMLMGELATLVKYALPVTIIVLKNNLFGMIKWEQLAFEGNPQYGVDLQPIDFAAYARACGATGFTVENPNQVREVLRQAFATVGPVVVQAVIDPLEAPLPGKITTEQAWQFAKALARGQEDRWGIIKTLVAGKIREVI
- a CDS encoding sensory rhodopsin transducer; the encoded protein is MESIGRRRWAIADGYIPGTSHGPAPQMTSHETLCILNTSDQPAEVRITIYYADREPVGPYTVSAPARRTRHIRFNDLTDPEPIPVDTDYAAVVESNVRIVVQHTRLDSRQAENALFSTMAFPG
- a CDS encoding AI-2E family transporter, encoding MWQITPIRDLMWLSGILFCLWFGYYLRGVFTPVIIALLLAYLFNPLIRRAESRWRVPRPVTISVILFVSAVVVLGLITWLGPLLSEQVQSFAERVPSYIQSVAQRYHVRMGDFSEHLSRLATSLRDDPLSILQPIFSGTGQAFGVLGTVIGTTTDVVLAFILIPIYFFFFAWHFDGTLDRIKRYIPTAYRSRVRHIVQRMDAAVSGFFRGRLAIALGSAVLYSLAWAFTGIRYWFLLGLITGILTIIPYASLIGWPLAIALKYLDVLSSNAGGFDLMTIVIWPSLAYLLVQFIESWLLTPWVQSQSMDMNAVTVLIVIFIGGALGGFYGLLLAIPLAACLKILIQELLLPRLARTAVLSGPLDEQRRATS